In the Paenibacillus sp. FSL H7-0357 genome, one interval contains:
- the rpsI gene encoding 30S ribosomal protein S9, whose amino-acid sequence MAQVQYYGTGRRKHSVARVRLVPGEGRIVINKREMDEYFGVETLKMIVKQPLNLTETLGNYDVIVLAHGGGISGQAGAIRHGISRALLKVDPEYRGALKKAGFLTRDPRMKERKKYGLKAARRAPQFSKR is encoded by the coding sequence ATGGCACAAGTACAATACTATGGGACAGGTCGTCGTAAACATTCGGTAGCACGTGTTCGCCTTGTACCGGGTGAAGGACGCATTGTCATTAACAAACGCGAGATGGACGAATATTTCGGTGTGGAAACATTGAAGATGATCGTGAAACAACCTTTGAACCTGACTGAAACACTGGGCAACTACGATGTAATCGTTCTTGCACATGGTGGCGGCATTTCTGGTCAAGCTGGAGCAATCCGTCACGGGATCTCCCGTGCATTGCTCAAAGTGGACCCTGAATACCGCGGCGCCCTTAAGAAAGCCGGCTTCCTGACTCGTGACCCACGTATGAAGGAACGTAAGAAATACGGCCTCAAGGCTGCACGTCGTGCGCCTCAGTTCTCGAAACGTTAA
- the rplM gene encoding 50S ribosomal protein L13, which yields MRTTYMAKPNEVERTWHIIDAEGKTLGRLASEAAALIRGKHKPQFTPHVDTGDFVIVINAEKIHLTGKKMQNKKYYRHSMHPGGLKVTVAEDLIKTKPERMIEFAVHGMIPKTRQGDHMKLRLKVYAGAEHPHAAQKPEVYELRG from the coding sequence ATGCGTACCACCTATATGGCGAAACCAAACGAAGTTGAACGCACTTGGCACATTATTGATGCCGAAGGCAAGACACTTGGTCGTTTGGCCAGCGAAGCCGCTGCATTGATCCGTGGCAAACACAAACCGCAATTCACTCCACATGTTGATACTGGAGATTTCGTAATTGTTATCAACGCTGAGAAGATTCACCTGACAGGCAAGAAAATGCAAAACAAGAAATACTACCGTCACTCGATGCACCCAGGTGGCTTGAAAGTCACTGTTGCAGAAGACCTGATCAAGACTAAACCTGAACGCATGATCGAATTTGCAGTTCACGGTATGATTCCTAAGACTCGTCAAGGGGATCACATGAAGCTGAGATTGAAAGTCTATGCAGGCGCCGAGCATCCACATGCAGCACAAAAACCTGAAGTTTACGAACTTCGCGGATAA
- the truA gene encoding tRNA pseudouridine(38-40) synthase TruA has protein sequence MRNLLMKVNYDGTHYDGFQTQPQGNTIQDRLEQAILHLTGEALKITASGRTDAGVHAYGQPFNFMTSSQIPLERWCLALNARLPQDIVVTEAREVPLSFHSRRGAKRKTYRYTINGNRFPDPFQRRWQHHHPVKLDIPAMQKGLTHLLGTHDFTSFASRKSTKTSHVRTIFEAHMEIDRSMCRPDSVDQGVIHTYITGSGFLQHMVRIIMGTLIHVGEGKYHADKVADILAACDRAAAGPTAVSKGLALWSVEYDEGGI, from the coding sequence ATGCGCAATCTATTGATGAAAGTCAATTATGACGGGACCCATTATGATGGCTTTCAGACCCAGCCTCAGGGCAATACGATTCAGGACCGGCTGGAACAGGCCATACTCCATCTGACGGGCGAGGCGCTCAAGATAACCGCCTCTGGACGGACAGACGCGGGTGTGCATGCTTATGGACAGCCGTTTAACTTCATGACCTCCTCTCAAATCCCGCTTGAACGCTGGTGTCTGGCCCTGAATGCCCGGTTGCCGCAAGATATCGTGGTTACCGAGGCGAGGGAGGTTCCGCTATCGTTCCACTCTCGTAGAGGAGCAAAGCGCAAAACCTATCGGTACACAATTAATGGCAACCGGTTTCCGGATCCGTTTCAGCGGCGCTGGCAGCATCACCACCCGGTGAAGCTCGATATACCGGCTATGCAGAAAGGTCTTACACATTTACTGGGTACCCATGACTTCACCTCGTTCGCATCACGGAAGTCCACGAAGACTTCCCATGTCCGGACGATCTTTGAGGCTCATATGGAGATTGACCGCAGTATGTGTCGACCTGACTCGGTAGACCAGGGTGTCATTCACACTTATATTACGGGCAGCGGATTTCTGCAGCATATGGTTCGCATTATTATGGGAACGCTGATTCATGTGGGTGAGGGCAAATACCATGCGGATAAGGTTGCGGATATCCTAGCCGCATGCGATCGGGCGGCGGCAGGACCAACGGCCGTATCTAAGGGCTTGGCGCTGTGGAGTGTTGAATATGACGAGGGTGGAATTTAG
- the rplQ gene encoding 50S ribosomal protein L17, with amino-acid sequence MAYQKLGRDSSARKALFRDMVTDLFLYERIQTTEAKAKEVRSIAEKLITKAKKGDLHARRQVAAFVRRETVDGEQDAIQKLFSDIAPRYTERPGGYTRILKLGPRRGDAAPMVYLELVDRA; translated from the coding sequence ATGGCATACCAAAAATTGGGCCGTGATTCCAGTGCGCGTAAAGCGTTGTTCCGCGACATGGTAACGGATCTGTTCCTTTACGAGCGCATCCAGACAACGGAAGCCAAAGCGAAGGAAGTTCGTTCCATCGCTGAGAAACTGATCACTAAAGCGAAAAAGGGCGATCTTCATGCTCGTCGTCAAGTAGCTGCATTTGTCCGTCGTGAAACTGTTGACGGTGAACAAGATGCAATCCAAAAACTGTTCTCTGATATTGCTCCTCGTTACACAGAGCGTCCAGGCGGATACACTCGTATCCTGAAGCTGGGACCTCGCCGTGGCGATGCTGCGCCTATGGTTTATCTTGAACTGGTAGACCGCGCGTAG
- a CDS encoding DNA-directed RNA polymerase subunit alpha, producing MIEIEKPKIETVEANDEGTYGKFVVEPLERGYGTTLGNSLRRILLSSLPGAAVTSVQIDGVLHEFSTVPGVMEDVTEIILNLKALSLKIHSDEEKVFEIDAEGEGIVTAGDIRADSDVEILNPDLHIATLGPGARLHMRIFAGRGRGYVQADRNKRDDQPIGVIPVDSIYTPISRVNYGIDNTRVGQVTNYDKLTLEIWTDGSIRPEEAVSLGAKILNEHLVLFVGLTDEAKDAEIMVEKEEDKKEKVLEMTIEELDLSVRSYNCLKRAGINTVQELTTKTEEDMMKVRNLGRKSLEEVQEKLEELGLGLRTEE from the coding sequence GTGATAGAAATCGAAAAGCCGAAGATTGAGACCGTAGAAGCCAATGATGAAGGAACCTATGGGAAATTCGTAGTTGAACCGCTGGAACGTGGATATGGCACGACTCTGGGGAACTCGCTTCGCCGGATTCTGCTTTCCTCCCTTCCGGGAGCCGCAGTAACATCGGTCCAAATTGACGGCGTTTTGCATGAGTTCTCGACCGTTCCTGGCGTAATGGAAGATGTGACGGAAATCATTCTGAACCTTAAAGCTCTTTCTCTGAAGATCCATTCAGATGAAGAGAAAGTGTTCGAGATTGATGCTGAGGGTGAAGGCATCGTTACCGCAGGTGATATCCGTGCGGATAGCGATGTTGAGATCCTCAATCCGGATCTTCATATTGCAACGCTGGGACCTGGCGCGAGACTTCACATGCGTATTTTTGCAGGCCGTGGTCGCGGCTATGTCCAAGCAGACCGGAACAAACGCGACGACCAGCCAATCGGTGTTATTCCGGTTGACTCCATCTACACTCCTATTTCCCGCGTGAATTACGGCATTGATAACACTCGTGTCGGTCAAGTGACGAACTATGACAAGTTGACGCTGGAAATTTGGACAGATGGCAGTATCAGACCGGAAGAGGCTGTAAGCCTCGGAGCCAAAATTTTGAACGAGCACCTCGTATTGTTCGTAGGACTTACGGACGAAGCGAAAGACGCCGAAATTATGGTTGAAAAAGAAGAAGACAAAAAAGAAAAAGTGCTTGAGATGACAATCGAAGAACTTGATCTTTCTGTCCGTTCCTACAACTGCCTCAAACGTGCCGGTATTAATACCGTACAAGAGCTGACTACGAAAACTGAAGAAGATATGATGAAGGTTCGTAACTTGGGCCGCAAATCTTTGGAAGAAGTTCAAGAGAAGCTCGAGGAACTTGGTTTGGGTCTCCGCACAGAAGAATAG
- the rpsK gene encoding 30S ribosomal protein S11, with amino-acid sequence MAKPKKVVRTKRRDRKNIESGVAHIRSTFNNTIVTITDPHGNAISWASSGGQGFKGSRKSTPFAAQMAAETAAKAAMEHGMKSVEVMVKGPGAGREAAIRSLQAAGLEVNLIKDVTPVPHNGCRPPKRRRV; translated from the coding sequence ATGGCTAAACCGAAAAAAGTCGTACGTACCAAACGTCGCGACCGGAAGAATATCGAGAGCGGCGTGGCACATATTCGTTCCACGTTCAACAACACTATCGTTACGATCACGGATCCTCACGGAAATGCAATTTCCTGGGCTAGCTCCGGCGGTCAAGGATTCAAAGGTTCCCGTAAATCGACTCCATTTGCAGCGCAGATGGCAGCCGAAACTGCTGCTAAAGCAGCGATGGAACACGGCATGAAGTCCGTTGAAGTTATGGTTAAAGGACCGGGCGCGGGCCGCGAAGCAGCCATCCGTTCCCTTCAAGCCGCAGGGCTTGAAGTAAACCTCATTAAAGACGTAACTCCGGTTCCTCACAATGGATGCCGTCCGCCGAAACGTCGTCGCGTATAG
- the rpsM gene encoding 30S ribosomal protein S13: MARIAGVDLPRDKRVEIALTYIFGIGKTTSQKILNETGIDVNTRVRDLTEDEVSKLREMIDKSVKVEGDLRREISLNIKRLTEIGCYRGVRHRRGLPVRGQRTKTNARTRKGPRRTVANKKK, from the coding sequence ATGGCTCGTATAGCTGGAGTGGATTTGCCACGTGATAAACGCGTTGAGATCGCCTTGACTTATATTTTCGGAATCGGTAAAACGACTTCCCAGAAAATTCTTAATGAAACAGGCATTGACGTTAACACACGTGTCCGTGATTTGACGGAAGATGAAGTCAGCAAACTGCGTGAAATGATCGACAAGTCAGTTAAGGTTGAAGGTGACCTGCGTCGTGAAATTTCCTTGAATATTAAGCGTCTTACTGAGATCGGCTGTTACCGCGGTGTTCGCCACCGTCGTGGATTGCCTGTTCGCGGTCAACGCACTAAAACGAATGCCCGTACCCGGAAAGGCCCGCGTCGTACGGTAGCAAACAAAAAGAAATAA
- the rpmJ gene encoding 50S ribosomal protein L36, with translation MKVRPSVKPICEKCKVIRRKGTVMVICENPKHKQKQG, from the coding sequence ATGAAGGTAAGACCTTCTGTGAAGCCCATTTGCGAGAAATGCAAAGTCATCCGCCGCAAAGGGACTGTTATGGTAATTTGCGAAAATCCGAAACACAAACAAAAACAAGGTTAA
- the infA gene encoding translation initiation factor IF-1, whose translation MAKEDVIEVEGTVIEPLPNATFKVELENGHQILAHVSGKLRMHFIRILTGDKVVVQLSPYDLSKGRITYRK comes from the coding sequence GTGGCTAAAGAAGATGTCATTGAAGTCGAAGGTACGGTCATTGAGCCGTTGCCGAATGCAACGTTTAAGGTTGAGCTTGAGAACGGTCATCAAATACTTGCCCATGTGTCCGGGAAATTGCGGATGCACTTTATCCGTATCCTAACCGGAGACAAAGTGGTCGTGCAGTTATCGCCTTACGATTTATCTAAAGGTCGTATAACTTACCGTAAATAG
- a CDS encoding KOW domain-containing RNA-binding protein, with product MNTQSSPQIGQLVRILKGKDAGEAAVVIAVVDSRFVYIADGDKRKFDGPKKKNIQHLELIPFISSEVVNSLEETGRVTNGKLRFAVMKYGGPAGISADEKGD from the coding sequence ATGAATACTCAGAGCAGCCCGCAGATTGGTCAATTGGTGAGAATTCTCAAAGGCAAAGATGCCGGAGAGGCTGCCGTTGTTATCGCAGTTGTGGATAGCAGATTTGTATATATTGCCGATGGGGACAAACGGAAGTTTGATGGGCCGAAGAAGAAGAACATTCAACATCTGGAGCTCATACCCTTTATCAGCAGTGAGGTTGTGAACAGTTTGGAAGAAACCGGCCGGGTTACCAACGGAAAGCTGCGTTTTGCAGTGATGAAGTATGGCGGACCTGCTGGAATAAGTGCAGATGAGAAAGGAGACTAA
- the map gene encoding type I methionyl aminopeptidase, with protein MIICKSEQELAFMREAGRIVAESHRLIAEAIQPGITTGELDRIADQYIRSQGAVPSFKGYNGFPASICASVNEQLVHGFPGKRKLMEGDIITLDIGAEYRGYHGDSAWTYGVGSISDEAQRLLDVTEGSLYAGLALVKPDVRLFTISHAIQQTIEDAGFSVVREYVGHGIGAKLHEEPQIPNYGIADRGPRLKPGMVLAIEPMVNVGDRYVRTLEDNWTVVTVDGSLCAHFEHTVAVTPDGMEIFTKLNV; from the coding sequence ATGATCATTTGTAAATCCGAGCAGGAACTTGCCTTTATGAGGGAAGCTGGTCGAATTGTTGCCGAGAGTCACCGGTTGATCGCTGAGGCTATCCAGCCTGGCATCACAACCGGAGAGCTCGACAGAATCGCCGATCAATACATTCGCAGTCAAGGTGCTGTGCCGTCTTTCAAAGGTTACAACGGTTTTCCTGCCAGCATTTGCGCTTCAGTCAACGAACAATTGGTGCATGGATTTCCGGGTAAACGCAAATTGATGGAAGGCGATATAATAACGCTTGATATCGGTGCAGAGTACCGCGGTTATCACGGTGATTCCGCTTGGACCTACGGAGTGGGCAGCATTTCTGATGAAGCTCAGCGCTTGCTGGACGTCACGGAAGGCTCCTTGTACGCAGGACTGGCGTTAGTCAAACCGGATGTGCGCTTGTTTACAATCTCCCATGCGATCCAGCAAACTATTGAAGACGCCGGATTCTCCGTCGTAAGAGAGTATGTGGGTCACGGCATCGGGGCAAAACTGCATGAAGAACCGCAAATTCCGAACTATGGCATAGCGGACCGCGGACCACGTCTGAAACCGGGTATGGTACTCGCGATTGAGCCGATGGTGAACGTAGGGGACAGATATGTCAGAACGCTGGAAGATAACTGGACGGTCGTTACGGTAGACGGTTCATTGTGTGCTCACTTCGAGCATACAGTAGCAGTTACACCGGACGGCATGGAAATTTTCACGAAACTGAATGTGTAG
- a CDS encoding adenylate kinase codes for MNILFMGPPGAGKGTQAAVIVKELGIPHISTGDAFRLAIKQGTPVGLKAKSYTEQGLLVPDDVTIGIVEERLQQSDCEKGFLLDGFPRTLSQAEALEDILSRLNISLDHVINLNVDRGLLMARLTGRRICRVCGASYHLIFNPPKQEGICDIDGGELYQRPDDNEESVGKRLDEYDNKTAPLLAFYENKGLLRQVNGENEINVVTSEIVSLLRG; via the coding sequence GTGAACATTCTATTCATGGGCCCTCCTGGGGCAGGCAAGGGGACACAAGCAGCAGTTATCGTTAAAGAGCTTGGCATTCCGCATATTTCGACAGGTGACGCCTTCCGCTTGGCAATCAAGCAGGGGACTCCGGTTGGACTGAAGGCCAAATCTTACACCGAACAAGGCTTGCTTGTACCTGATGATGTGACTATTGGGATCGTTGAAGAACGGCTTCAGCAGTCCGATTGCGAAAAAGGTTTCTTATTGGATGGCTTTCCAAGAACCCTTTCGCAAGCGGAAGCGCTGGAAGATATCTTAAGCCGCCTCAATATTTCATTGGATCATGTAATCAACTTGAATGTAGACCGTGGACTGCTGATGGCGCGTCTTACGGGACGTAGAATCTGCAGAGTTTGCGGAGCATCCTACCATTTAATTTTCAACCCGCCGAAGCAAGAAGGCATTTGCGACATTGATGGCGGTGAGTTGTATCAACGTCCGGATGACAACGAAGAGAGCGTAGGCAAGCGTCTGGATGAGTATGATAACAAGACAGCACCGCTGCTTGCGTTTTATGAGAATAAAGGTCTTTTGCGTCAGGTAAACGGAGAAAACGAAATCAATGTCGTTACTTCCGAAATCGTATCTTTGTTGCGAGGTTAA